The following nucleotide sequence is from Erythrobacter aurantius.
CCGCCGCAATGCTTTTCGATCAGCTCGCTGAACGGGATGCTCAGAGCTTCTTCGACGACGCAGGGCTTGTTCACATGGCCGCTGATCTGGAACAGCTTGGTGCCCTTGTTGTTCTCGCGCCCGAAGCTGGCGAACCATGATGCGCCGCGCCGCAGGATCGTCGGCACCACCGCGATGCTCTCAACATTGTTCACCGTGGTCGGGCAGCCATAAAGGCCAGCACCTGCCGGGAACGGAGGCTTGAGGCGCGGCTGGCCCTTCTTGCCTTCGAGGCTTTCGATCATCGCGGTTTCTTCGCCGCAGATGTACGCGCCTGCGCCGCGGTGCATGTACACATCGAAGTCATAGCCCGACTTCGATGCGTTCTTGCCGATCAGTCCGGCGGCATAGGCTTCGTCGATGGCCTTTTGCAGCACTTCGGCTTCGCGAATGTATTCGCCGCGAATGTAGATATAGGCCGCACGCGCGCGCATGGCGAAACCGGCGATCAGCGCGCCTTCGACCAGCTTGTGCGGATCGTGGCGGATGATTTCGCGGTCTTTGCACGAACCGGGCTCGGATTCGTCGGCGTTGATGACGAGGAAGCTGGGCCGTCCGTCGCGCGATTCCTTGGGCATGAACGACCATTTGAGGCCAGTTGGGAAGCCTGCCCCCCCGCGCCCGCGCAGGCCTGACGCCTTGATCTCTTCGATGATCGCGTCCTGGCCGCGCTCGATCAGCGCCTTGGTGTTGTCCCAATCGCCGCGTGCCTGCGACGCCTTCAGGCCCCAGTCCTGAAAGCCATAGACGTTGGTGAAGATGCGATCCTTATCGGCCAGCATCGATCGACCCCTTCTTCTTCAATTTCTTGATCCGCGCGAGCGAAAGCACTTGCAGTGCGAGGCCAATCGCCATGAACACGATGCCCATGTTGACCTCGCCCGTGGCCGAGAAATAGGCGCCCACGCCAAAGTTGATTAGCCCGCCCATGGCGAGCGCGATGACCCCGCCATCCATTACCATTCGCCCCGGTAATCGTGGTTCTCGGTGACCATTTCCTTGAGCGTGGTCGGCCCGCCGCTGGGTTCGGAGGTGTGCCGCCCCGGCTCCTGCGTGCCTGCCTTGGGCGTTTCCCCCTTGGCCAGCGCGTCGAGCACCTTGTCGAGGCGTTCTACCGTCAGGTCTTCGTAATTGTCGTCGTTGATCTGGACCATCGGCGCGGTGGCGCAATTGCCCATGCATTCGACTTCGGTGAGGGTCCAGAGGCCGTCTTCGGACACCCCGCCCTTCACCATCCCACGCTTCTTGCAGGCGGAAATGATGTCATCCGAGCCGCGCAGCATGCAGGGCGTCGTGCCGCAGACTTGCACGTGGAATTTCCCGACGGGTTTCATGTTGTACATGAAATAGAAGGTCGCAACTTCGAGGACGCGGATCACCGGCATGTCGAGATATTTGGCGACATATTCGATCACCGGGATCGGCAGCCAGCCTTGCGTATCGGTCTCCGCGCCTACCTGACGCTGAGCGAGATCGAGCAGCGCCATGACTGCCGATTTCTGGCGGCCATCGGGGTATTTGGCGATGTGGTAATCCGCCTTCGCCTTGTTCTCTTTCGTCCATGCAAAAGAGCCCCAGCGCGCGCGCAATTCGGGGGTGTCGGGAGCGGGGGTACGGTCAGCCATGCGCCTTCACTCGCTTGAAAAACAAATACCAGACCAAAGTGAGTGCAGAAATCGCGCCAACAAGCGCGGCGACTTGTGTCATTCCACCGTCATTAAAGAAGTTTGCCATGCCTGCATTGCCGATAGCGTAAGAGAATCCCGCCACTCGGGGCGCGTTGCCATCAACAAAGAACGATGCGACGAACATAAATGCGTATGCGCCGAAGACCGTAATCACAAAACAAGCGGCGAAGAAAAAAACGAGGGCGCTCACCGATCACACTCCCCGAACACCACGTCGATCGCGCCCAGAATGGCGGTCGCGTCGGCCAGCATGTGGCCTTTGCTCATCATGTCCATCGCCTGAAGATGCGAGAATGCGGTCGGGCGAATCTTGCAGCGGTAGGGTTTATTGGTGCCGTCGCTGACGAGATAGACGCCGAATTCGCCCTTGGGGCTTTCGGTCGCGACATAGACTTCGCCGGCGGGGACGTGGAAGCCTTCGGTGTAAAGCTTGAAGTGGTGGATCAGGCTTTCCATCGACTGCTTCATCTCGCCGCGCTTCGGAGGCGAAACCTTGCCGTCGGTGCTCGCAATCGGGCCGCTGGGCATTTCGGCGAGGCACTGCTTGATGATCTTGGCGCTCTCGCGAACTTCCTTCACGCGCACCATGAAGCGATCGTAACAGTCCGAATTGGTGCCGACCGGAATGTCGAATTCCATGCGGTCATAGACGTCGTAGGGCTGCGACTTGCGCAGGTCCCACGGAATGCCCGCCGCGCGGATCATCGGGCCGGAAAAGCCCCATGCAATCGCATCGTCGCGGCTCACCACGGCGATATCGACATTGCGCTGCTTGAAGATGCGGTTGTCCATGACGAGGCTCATCGCGTCGTCGAACAGCTGGAAAAACCGATTGTCGAGCCAGTCGCCAATATCGACCAGCAGCTTTTCCGGTACATCCTGATGCACGCCGCCCGGGCGGAACCAAGCCGAGTGCATGCGCGCGCCCGAGGCACGCTCGAAGAAGTTGAGGCAATCCTCACGCAGTTCGAACACCCACAGGTTCGGCGTCATCGCGCCCACGTCCATCACGTGCGCGCCGATGTTGAGCATGTGGTTGCAGATGCGGGTCAGCTCGGCGAACAGCACGCGCAGATATTGCGCACGGATCGGCACTTCGAGATTGAGCAGCTTCTCGATCGCGAGAACGTAGGAATGCTCCTGACACAGCGGAGAGCAGTAATCGAGCCGGTCGAAATACGGCAGCGCCTGAAGGTAGGTCTTCTGCTCGATCAGCTTTTCGGTGCCGCGATGCAGCAGGCCGACGTGGGGATCGACGCGTTCGATCACTTCGCCGTCCAGTTCCATCACCATGCGCAGCACGCCGTGCGCGGCCGGGTGCTGAGGGCCGAAGTTGATCGTGTAGTTCTGGATCACATCGCCGTCAGTGGTCGGCGATTCCTCGATGTGGACGCCCATCAGTCGTCCTCCTCTGCAATGTCGAATTCCACCGCATCAGCGGGGGTTTCGGCCTCGTCTTCGACTTCTTCGGGAGCGGGCGCAGGCGCATCGGCCTTTTCATCACCCGGCAGCACGTAGTCCGATCCTTCCCATGGCGAAAGGAAGTCGAAAGTGCGCATGTCCTGCGGCAGTTCGACCGGTTCGTAGACGACGCGCTTTTCATCCTCGGAATAACGCAGCTCGATATAGCCGGTCATCGGGAAGTCCTTGCGGAACGGATGCCCTTCAAAGCCATAGTCGGTGAGGATGCGGCGCAGATCTGGATTGCCGTCAAACACCACGCCGTAGAGGTCGAAAACCTCACGTTCGAGCCAGCCCGAATTCGGCCACAGCGTCGTGACGGTCGGTACAGGCGTGTTCTCGTCAGTCGACACCTTGACCATCACGCGGTGGTTTTTGGTGAGCGAGAGCAGCATGTAGACGACTTCGAACCGCTCCGCGCGATCCGGATAGTCGGCCCCGGCGATTTCCATCAGCTGCTGGTATTCATGCTCGTCACGTAGCGTGCGCAGGACTGTTTCGATATCCTCGCGCTTGGCGACAAGAACGATCTCGCCATGCTGTTCGTGCGCGCCGTGGAGCCACACGCTGACGCTTTCGCCGAGCGCGTCAATCACGCCTTCGTTCGAAGCGAATTTGGGGGCGGAATGGAGAACTGCCATGACTGGTCCTTACCGCTCGATCGTGCCGACGCGGCGAATCTTGCGCTGCAACTGCATCACACCATAGAGCAGCGCCTCTGCCGTCGGAGGGCAGCCGGGCACGTAGATGTCGACCGGTACGATCCGGTCACAGCCACGCACGACGCTGTAGGAATAGTGGTAATAGCCGCCGCCATTGGCGCAGCTGCCCATGCTGATCACATATTTCGGATCAGACATCTGGTCGTAAACCTTGCGCAGCGCCGGAGCCATCTTGTTGCAGAGCGTCCCCGCGACGATCATCACGTCCGACTGGCGCGGGCTGGCGCGCGGCGCGGCGCCGAAACGCTCCATGTCATAGCGCGGCATGTTCACATGGATCATCTCGACCGCGCAGCACGCGAGGCCGAAAGTCATCCACCACAGGCTGCCGGTGCGCGCCCACTGGAACAGGTCTTCGGTGCTGGTGACGAGGAAACCCTTGTCGTTCACCTCGGTCTGGAGCGCGTTGAAATAATCCTGATCGGGCATACGGACTTCGCCGGACTTGGCGGTTTCAAGCGCGGCAATGTCCGGCAGGCTGGTTGGAGGGGTGACTACGGTGCTCATTCCCAGTCCAGAGCTCCCTTCTTCCATTCATAGGCGAGGCCGATGGCAAGGATGCCGAGGAACACCATCATGCCGATCCATCCGACCCATTGCGTTTCGCCCAGGCTCACCGCCCAGGGGAACAGGAACGCCGCTTCGAGATCGAAGATGATGAAGCTGATCGCGACGAGGTAGAAACGCACGTCGAACTGGCTGCGCGCATCCTCAAATGCGGGAAAGCCGCATTCATATTCGGACAGCTTTTCCGCATCCGGATTGTGGGCGCCCGTCAGACGCGACACGCCCATCGGCAGGAACACGAAAAGGCATGAAAGCCCGAAGGCGATCACGATGAACAGCAGTATCGGCAGATACTGAGCGAGGTCGATCACGGCGATGTCCAAGCGTAATTAATCCCAATGCGGAGCCCCTACGCGCCAAGAACCCCCTGCGCAAGGGCCCGACTCGGGCAAAGCTGCGTATATCTGTTGCAGAAAATCGAACTAAGCTTTGCGCTTATGTCAATACGGGGCTGGCCCGAGCGGAAGCCGCCTGATTTCGGTCGGGAGCGCCTGCTTTCCGTCTGCAAGCCGGCCGTCGACAAACCGGTCCCATTGGCCATTGCCGATATAAATCAACGCGCCTTCGTCGATCGAGCCGCTGAGGGGCTCCGTCCATTCCGAATGCGCCTGTTCGAGAATGCGGTGGCCAACCACCCGATTGCCGTCCTCGGAAAGCATGAAGGCGCTGATCCGCATTGGTGAGGTGCCGTTCTGCACCGCGATCAGCTCATTGTCATGGCGCCACAGGCCGTCGACCCCGTCGAGCATCAGCGGAATATCCGAAGTCAGGCGCGAAACTTCGCCGGTTGCGAGTTCAACTATCGCGATCCCATAACGGTAATCACTGACGTAGAGCCTAACCCCATCAGCGCTGACAGCCAGCCCTTGCGGTGATCGAAATGTTCCGGGTGGGACGACAGGCTCAAGTGATTTTGCACCATTCTCAAGCCGATAGACCCCGCCGCCAACCGAATCGCTCGCGTAAAGCGTCCCATCGGTCGCCGCGACCAGATCGTTCATCGACTTGGCCTCGCTGTGGATCACAATGACTTGCCGGCTGCATTCAAGCTCCAGACACAGGGACATCAGTCCGGCAGCAGTCTGTTCTGCGTTGAACGGGTTCGGAACACTGGAGACGGAAGCCCACAATTGATCAAGCACCGGGAAGTAAACGATGCCTGAAAAGCTGTGTCCTTCGCCAAAATCGCTCTGCCCAAGTTCATCGGGCGAGGTGTATTGCCAAATCGAATTGCCCGACTGCGAAGTGACAGCCAACGTGTCCGTCCGCGGGTCTTTCACGACGCTTTCGGTCAGGCCTGCTTCCGCCGGAAGGATCGCGATTATCTCGCTCGCTTCGATCACTTCCGCTTCGGCTATCAGACGCTCGGCGATCCGCCCTGCATCGATCCCCTCTAGCAATTTTGGGATCTGCGCCTGAGCCGCATCGCTGAACACGTATCCGCGATCATAAAGCCACTCGAGCGTCGCCAGAACCTTTTCAACTTCGCCCGCCGCGATCAACGGCTGGAGAAGTCTAAGACGCACAGATCCGCTATCAGGAAAATCCCGGGCGAGTTGGTCCAGCCCGTCGATATCGCGAATCTGTCCGGTCTCGGCATCGACCGCACGCCAAGGCGCGCGATCCCCTGCCAAGCCCGGACTGGCAAGTGCAAGCGCACATAGAGCGACCAGCGCTCTCACTTCATCATGCCGGCCGCCGCCTTTTCGGTTGCCTTGCCATAGGGCGGCTTCATCCCTGCCAGCTTGGCAATATCGATCTTGGGCTGGTGATAGGTGCTGCGGGCGTGGCTAAATTCGCGGAAGCCTTCGATCGCGTGATAGCTGCCGATACCTGACGGGCCGACCCCGCCGAACGGCAGGTCTTCCATCGAGACGTGGAAGATCACGTCATTGGTGGTGACACCACCCGAAATCGTCCGGGTCAGCACCCGCTCCTGCTCGCCCTGATCCTCTCCGAAGTAATAGAGGCCGAGCGGGCGATCGTGTTCGTTGATGTAATCCACCGCCTGATCGACCGATTTGTAGGTCATCACGGGCAGGACCGGGCCGAAGATTTCCTCCTGCATCACCTTCATGTCGTCATTGACGTTTTTCAGGATGTTGAGCGGCATCTTGCGCTGGTTGGCGTTTCCGAAGTCCTCATTGCCGGGGTTGACCTCGATCACCTCGGCGCCCTTCTCGCGGGCATCTTCGACAAGCCCCTGCAACCGCTCGAAATGGCGGTCGGACACGATCGAGGCGTAGTCGTCATTTTCAAGCAGGGTGGGATACATCGCGGAAACCCCCGATGCGACACCCGCCACGGCTTCGTCCTGCTTGTCCTCGGGCACATAAAGATAGTCCGGAGCGAGGCAGATTTGCCCGGCGTTCATCATCTTGCCCAGCGCGATCCGTTCGCCTGCCTTGGCAAAATCCGCGCTGCGGCCCATGATGACCGGTGATTTACCGCCCAGTTCCAGCGTCACCGGAACAAGGTTCTCCGCCGCGGCCTGCATCACCCGCCGACCTGTCGCGGTCGATCCGGTGAAGACGAGATGATCGAAGGGCAGCGATGAGAATGCAGCCGCCACTTCCGGCCCGCCTGTGACAACCGCGACTTCGTCACGGGTGAAGTATTCCTCCACCAGTTCGGCCATCAGCGCGCTTGTCCGCTCGGTGAATTCACTCGGCTTGATCATTGCACGATTGCCGGCCGCCAGAACCTGCATCAGCGGGGCAAAGGCCAGATTGACCGGAAAATTCCACGGGCTGAGAATGCCGATCACGCCCTTAGGCTCATATCGCACCTCGGCCTTGGCCCCCAGCAGGCCCAGCGGGAATTGGACCGGGCGCCTTTCGGTCTTGGCCCACTTGTCCATGTGCTTGAGCGCGTGCTTGCCCGCGCCGACGGTCGCGCCGATATCGGTGAGCAACGATTGCTCCATCGAGCGGTTGCCGAAATCCGCGCTCATCGCCTTGCAGAACGCGTCGGCGTTGTCTTTCACAAGAGCCATCGCCCGCCGGATGCGATCCTTGCGTTGAGACATGCTTTCGGGCCGCGATGCGGTGAATGCGCTCCGCTGCAGCTTCAGCAATTCCTCGAGTTCTGCGCGCCGGTCATCAGCCATTTTTCTCTCCCACTTTATCCCGGTTTCAATTTGCCACCGTTGTGAGGGAAAGCACGGCGGCTCGCAAGTTAATACCAATTGCCAAGTGCTAGCGCGTTGCCATCGGGCGGAGCCGCTCCTAGATCAACTTCAACCAATCTCCCGTTTCCGAATTGAAGGATGCAAACCCATGCCGCACTTCTCAGCCAACGATCCGATTGTAATCCTTTCCTATGCTCGCACCCCGATGGGCGGCATGCAGGGCGCGCTTGCCGAAGTACCGGCGACTGATCTGGGAGCGGCAGCGGTAAAGGCGGCGGTGGAGCGTTCGGGCGTTCCGGGCGACAAGTTCGACCGCACCTATATGGGCTGCGTCCTTCCCGCCGGGCTGGGCCAGGCCCCTGCCCGTCAGGCGACGATCAAGGCCGGTCTGCCCGAATCGGTGCAGGCAACAACGGTGAACAAGGTCTGCGGCTCGGGCATGCAGACCGTCATCATGGGGGCGGAGGCGCTGGCCAGCGGCACGATCGACTATGTCGTGGCCGGGGGCATGGAGAGCATGACGAACGCTCCCTACCTGCTCAAGAAGCACCGTTCGGGCGCGCGCATCGGGCATGATACCGCCTATGATCACATGTTCCTCGACGGGCTGGAGGATGCCTATGAGGAAGGCCGCGCGATGGGCACTTTCGCGCAGGATACCGCCAACGAATACCAGCTCACCCGTGAAGAACAGGACGCCTATTCGATCGAATCCCTTGCCCGCGCCAACGCCGCCATCGCCAGCGGTGCATTTGCCGATGAAGTGGTGCCGGTGACCTTCTCGACCCGCGCTGGCGAAGTCACTGTCGATACCGACGAACAACCCGGCAAGGGTAAGCCGGACAAGATCCCGCAGCTGCGCCCGGCCTTTGCCAAGGACGGAACGATTACCGCTGCGACTTCCAGCTCCATTTCCGATGGCGCGGCTGCCGTGGTGCTGACCCGCGAAAGTGTCGCAAGCGCGAATGGCCAGACGCCGGTTGCCCGGATCGTCGCTCTCGCCGCCCATGCCCGCGCGCCAAAGGACTTCACCGTCGCCCCCGTCGGCGCGATCCAGAAGGTGCTCGACAACGCGGGCTGGTCGGTTGACGATGTCGATCTGTGGGAAGTGAACGAGGCGTTTGCCTGCGTCGCCATGTTCGCGATGCGCGACATCGGCATCCCGCATGAAAAGATCAATGTGAACGGCGGCGCGACCGCGCTGGGCCATCCGATCGGCGCATCAGGCACGCGTATCATCGTGACCCTGCTCAACGCGCTCAAGCAGCAAGCCAAGAAGCGCGGCGTCGCCAGCCTCTGCATCGGCGGGGGTGAAGCCACGGCGATCGCGGTGGAGCTGGCATGATCCGTTCATTTGCTCCTTTGGCGGCCGCGCTCTTGCTCGTCGCTTGCAATGCCGCGAGCGATGAGCCGCTGCCGCCAGAGGGCAAGGAACTGGACAAGGGTGTCCAGACTATGGGTCCGGGCCTCTATGCGGTCGGCGACGGCTCGCAAGTCTACGTCCGTACGCGGCTGGCAACCGACGGCACTTACGAGGATCTCGATCCGTCAGGCGCAGTTGTCGGATCGGGCAGCTGGTCCAGCCTTGACGAAGTCATCTGCTTCGATCCGGCGGGCGATGGGGAAGGACAGCAGGAACGCTGCTGGAGCAATTCTCCACCCGATGAGGACGGCAGTTTCATGACCACTCGCGATGATGGCAGCGAAAGCTATCGAGTGACCCCGCTGGAAGAATAGCGCCTCAGGGCGCGGGCTCCATTTCGCCTGCGCCCCACAAACGATCCATCGGCGCCCAACCCGAACGGCCTGCGACATCAACCTCGCAATAGGTTTCCCGGCAGCGCAGCAATTCGCCGATAACTCCCGGCTGCGCCCGCCAGCGCACCGCACTGCTTGCGACTGGTTCGGCGCGCAATTCCACCGGACCGCTGCCGATCACCAGAACGCCGAGTTTCGGGCTGAGCTGGCTCGCCGCAACCCACCCTTGCGTGCCTTCGTGATCCTCGATCAGCCTCCAGCCTTCGCGCAGGCGAATAACCTTCACCGGCAGGCCCCGCCGCTTGTAGACCCAGTCGATCTTGTATTCCTGGCTCGGCCCGACGCGCATGTTCACCTCGTCAAAGCGCATCGTCGCCCAATAGGGAACCTCGCGCTCCTGCGCGCGCGCCTCTCCCGCAAGGATTGTACCGGTGAGAACGATGCTGAGTGCCAGAGCGGCGAGAAAACGCAGTGCAGTCATACCCTTCTGATAGCGTCACCAGTGATTGCGCTTCAAGCGACTTTGCAGCCCTACAAAGCCATTGTGCCAATTCAGGAACAGCCAGCTTGACCACCCCCGCTCCTTGCCATTAGCGCAGCGATTATGGCTCATCCCGATACCGCTCCGCATTTTCCGTCAGGCAAGCCCAAGGTGGTGGTTACCCGTCACCTTATCCCGAGCGTGGAACAGCGGATGAGCGAACTGTTCGATGTCGTGCTCAATCCCGATGACGTGCCGATGACGCGCGAAGAACTGATCGCGGCGATGCAGGACTGCGACGTACTGGTTCCCACCGTCACAGACCGGATCGACGCGGAAATGATCGCGGGCGCTGGCGACCGGTTGCGGCTGATCGCCAGCTTTGGCGCGGGGACGGAGCATATCGACCTTGCCGCAGCCGCCGCACGCAAGATCATCGTTACCAACACGCCGGGCGTGTTCACCGATGACACCGCTGATCTTGCCATGGCCGGAATTATCGGCGTGCCGCGCCGCATCAGAGAAGGCACGGCCTTGGTCCGGCGGGGCGAATGGACCGGCTGGGCGCCTTCGGGGCTCCTAGGGCGCAAGCTGGGTGGCAAGGTTCTGGGCATTGTCGGCATGGGCCGGATCGGTCAGGCCGTCGCCCACCGCGCCCGCGCGTTTGGCCTGCAAGTCGCCTATTACAACCGCAAGCAATTGCCACAGGCGGTCGAATCGATGCTGGGCGCACGGTTTGTTTCCGATCTCGACACTCTGATCGCCGAGGCGGACATCCTCACCCTGCACTGCCCGCTGACAGCGGAAACCCGCGGGATGATCGATGCACGCCGGATCGCGTTGATGAAGCCGGGCGCGAGCATCATCAACACCGCGCGTGGGGAATTGATCGATCAGGAAGCGCTGATAGCGGCTCTGCAATCGGGCCACCTCGCCGGAGCGGGTCTGGACGTGTATCCGGACGAACCGAATGTCGACAAACGCCTGATCGAACACCCCAACGTCATGACCCTCCCCCACATCGGCAGCGCCACGACCGAGGGCCGCGAGGCATCGGGTGAAAAGGTGGTCGCCAATATCCAGTTCTGGGTCAACGGCCACCGCCCGCCCGATCAGGTGCTGACGGCGCTGGTGGGTTAGATGCGTAACGCGAACAGCTTGTTGAATTCGCCCGCCTTGTACCCGGCAAAATCACCGCAGGGTTCAAATCCGAAGCTGCGGTAAAGTGCGGTTGCCGGCTCGAACAGCGGGCCCGATCCTGTTTCAAGCTTGATCTCGGCCAAGCCCAGTTCTCGCGCCCGCTCGATCAGGTGCGACAGGATCGCCCTGCCCGCGCCGGTCCGCCGCGCATCGGGATGGGCGCGCATCGACTTGATCTCGGCAAAGCCTTCGTGCCGCTTGAGCGCGCCGATCGCCAACAGCGCTGCGCCGTTCCACGCAGCGTAAACCTCCATATCCGCTCCCTGAAGCCCGGACAGGTCCAACGCATGATTGGTCCCCGGCGGCGACCCTTCGAACATTTCCCGCGTGTGCAGCGCGATCAGTTCCACCACTTCCGGTTCCGACAGATCGCTGCGGCGGATCTCCATTTGCGCCAAGCCTAGAGATTGTCGAGTTGCGGCATTCCCAGTACGTGGAAGCCGCCATCGACATGGATGATCTCGCCCGTTGTGCAGGCCGCCGCATCGGAGCAAAGATAGACGGCGGTTCCGCCCACCGCTTCGAGCGTGGCATTGCTGCCCAGCGGCGCGTTTGCCTCGGTATGGCGATAGGTGCGGCGCACCCCGCCGATGGCGCTCGCGGCGAGCGTCTTCATGGGGCCGGGGCTGATCGCGTTGACCCTGATACCGTCGCGGCCCAGATCATTGGCGAGATAACGCACCCCCGCCTCAAGCGCGGCCTTGGCCATTCCCATTACGTTGTAATTGGGGGTGACCCGGCTCGAACCCAGATAGCTCAGGGTCAGCAAGCTTCCCCCATTTTCCACCATCATCGGATGCGCCCGGCGCGCGACTTCGATCAGGCTGTAGGCCGAAATGTCCATCGAATTGCGGAAGTTGGCGCGCGTCGTGTTGAGGATGCGCCCAGTCAGCTCGGACTTGTCCGAATAGGCGATCGCGTGGACCACGAAATCGAGCGTGCCCCACCGTTCCTGCAAGGCGGCAAAAGCCACGTCGAGCGAGGCGTCATCGGTGACATCGACATCGAGCATCAGATCCGAACCGACGCTTTGTGCCAAGGGCTCTAGCCGCTTGCCGAAGCCTTCTCCCTGATAGGTGAAGGCCAGTTCCGCTCCTGCATCGGCGCATGCCTTGGCGATGCCCCATGCAATCGACCGGTCGTTGGCAACGCCCATTACAAGGCCGCGTTTTCCCGCAAGCACGCCCATGTAAGCTCCCCTCCCTTAGCGGCGCCCTGGCCGCGACGTCATCCGTGGAATTTCGACAGCAGCATTGTCCCGTTGGTGCCGCCGAACCCGAAGGAGTTTGTCATTACCGTATCAAGCCCGGCGTTCTCCACCAGTTCGGTGGCGATCTCCTCCGGTTTCAGTGCCGGATCGAGAGTTTCGACATTGATCGACGGAATGATGAAGTCATGCTCCAGCGCGAGCAGGCAATAGACCGCCTCCTGCGCGCCGGTTGCGCCCTGACTGTGGCCGGTCATCGACTTGGTCGAGCTGACAGGAGGCGTCGAACCTTCGCCGAACACGCGGCGCACGGCTTCGATCTCGCCCACGTCACCCACCGGGGTCGAGGTGCCATGCGCATTGATGTAGCTGATCTTGCGATCCGGGCCGAGGGTCTTGAGCGCGCCCAGCATCGAACGTTCACCGCCCTCACCCGAAGGAGCGACCATGTCGGCCCCGTCGGAAGTGGCGCAGAACCCGGTGACTTCGGCATAGATCTTCGCGCCGCGCGCCTGTGCATGCTCGAGCGCTTCGAGCACCACGATCGCCCCGCCGCCGCCGATCACGAACCCGTCGCGGTCGGCATCGAAAGCGCGGCTCGC
It contains:
- a CDS encoding thiolase family protein: MPHFSANDPIVILSYARTPMGGMQGALAEVPATDLGAAAVKAAVERSGVPGDKFDRTYMGCVLPAGLGQAPARQATIKAGLPESVQATTVNKVCGSGMQTVIMGAEALASGTIDYVVAGGMESMTNAPYLLKKHRSGARIGHDTAYDHMFLDGLEDAYEEGRAMGTFAQDTANEYQLTREEQDAYSIESLARANAAIASGAFADEVVPVTFSTRAGEVTVDTDEQPGKGKPDKIPQLRPAFAKDGTITAATSSSISDGAAAVVLTRESVASANGQTPVARIVALAAHARAPKDFTVAPVGAIQKVLDNAGWSVDDVDLWEVNEAFACVAMFAMRDIGIPHEKINVNGGATALGHPIGASGTRIIVTLLNALKQQAKKRGVASLCIGGGEATAIAVELA
- a CDS encoding SH3 domain-containing protein — its product is MTALRFLAALALSIVLTGTILAGEARAQEREVPYWATMRFDEVNMRVGPSQEYKIDWVYKRRGLPVKVIRLREGWRLIEDHEGTQGWVAASQLSPKLGVLVIGSGPVELRAEPVASSAVRWRAQPGVIGELLRCRETYCEVDVAGRSGWAPMDRLWGAGEMEPAP
- a CDS encoding 2-hydroxyacid dehydrogenase, which translates into the protein MAHPDTAPHFPSGKPKVVVTRHLIPSVEQRMSELFDVVLNPDDVPMTREELIAAMQDCDVLVPTVTDRIDAEMIAGAGDRLRLIASFGAGTEHIDLAAAAARKIIVTNTPGVFTDDTADLAMAGIIGVPRRIREGTALVRRGEWTGWAPSGLLGRKLGGKVLGIVGMGRIGQAVAHRARAFGLQVAYYNRKQLPQAVESMLGARFVSDLDTLIAEADILTLHCPLTAETRGMIDARRIALMKPGASIINTARGELIDQEALIAALQSGHLAGAGLDVYPDEPNVDKRLIEHPNVMTLPHIGSATTEGREASGEKVVANIQFWVNGHRPPDQVLTALVG
- a CDS encoding GNAT family N-acetyltransferase — protein: MEIRRSDLSEPEVVELIALHTREMFEGSPPGTNHALDLSGLQGADMEVYAAWNGAALLAIGALKRHEGFAEIKSMRAHPDARRTGAGRAILSHLIERARELGLAEIKLETGSGPLFEPATALYRSFGFEPCGDFAGYKAGEFNKLFALRI
- a CDS encoding enoyl-ACP reductase FabI — protein: MGVLAGKRGLVMGVANDRSIAWGIAKACADAGAELAFTYQGEGFGKRLEPLAQSVGSDLMLDVDVTDDASLDVAFAALQERWGTLDFVVHAIAYSDKSELTGRILNTTRANFRNSMDISAYSLIEVARRAHPMMVENGGSLLTLSYLGSSRVTPNYNVMGMAKAALEAGVRYLANDLGRDGIRVNAISPGPMKTLAASAIGGVRRTYRHTEANAPLGSNATLEAVGGTAVYLCSDAAACTTGEIIHVDGGFHVLGMPQLDNL